A genome region from Purpureocillium takamizusanense chromosome 8, complete sequence includes the following:
- a CDS encoding uncharacterized protein (COG:K~EggNog:ENOG503NVJ4), whose product MMPSSNSAIALSPSQSSTSMQRPDLSSHGKSGAFRGPTSMAFSLDVANTTISNMGYRGIDEADDQDQQSSDVTMQMGSAPYDPLFEFDKDEMVRLCRFHEDEIGIMYPVLNIHTVIAHAKNIAPFLESARNQQRPMETINDEKTLQLKMVMCCALVVENHGHSDKASRLYNSMDAIVNRKLMADVSDMANLPLLCLLAGYRFLSSDEVLAWRVVGQVVRLCVELGIHQKRGLMKIQDESERKNALNSFWSAYVLDRRWGFATGLPFTLQDDDIDPQLPFPDEYPFLVAMITYSRLGAKVWRQVSHFGPVLARELRQEEIDNLDREILQWYDSVPEEVKVRNWDKEKQMTSTPSYNLQRLRIWTYLRLNQIRIWLYTPILHSATSIMSNPQQAQRVVDLAKDTIQYLNHLNSTTNLYRRAQVFYHQFLTSAISVVFLASVHAPVRFSAVCREEFYMALDLVKDLSAKSWVSKRLWRTIKSLKDVAPRFGLNPDDDPHSNAALGMIGLARGQFDPSPVAQTPFPTIGMPTPQQTQEVQVDHNGKKIQSELSRIFEGYVGLNGFQYNNNDGHVPTHELASPTSANSMFTSDGTVFPHLREMF is encoded by the exons ATGATGCCATCATCCAACTCGGCCATTGCTCTGTCACCTTCACAAAGTTCGACCTCGATGCAGCGACCCGACTTGTCATCGCACGGCAAATCAGGTGCCTTCCGAGGACCCACGAGCATGGCCTTTAGCCTGGATGTCGCCAATACTACCATTTCCAACATGGGCTAccgcggcatcgacgaggccgacgatcAGGACCAGCAGTCGAGCGACGTCACCATGCAGATGGGGAGTGCGCCGTATGACCCGTTGTTCGAGTTTGACAAGGACGAAATGGTCAGGCTCTGTCGTTTCCACGAGGATGAGATTGGAATCATGTATCCCGTCCTCAACATCCACACCGTCATTGCCCACGCCAAGAACATTGCGCCCTTTTTGGAGTCTGCTAGGAACCAGCAACGACCCATGGAGACGATcaacgacgagaagacgCTCCAACTCAAGATGGTCATGTGCTGTGCGCTCGTCGTGGAAAATCACGGGCACAGCGACAAAGCCAGCCGGTTGTACAACAGCATGGATGCGATTGTGAACCGCAAACTGATGGCGGACGTAAGCGACATGGCCAATCTCCCACTGCTGTGTCTCTTGGCGGGCTATCGGTTCTTGTCCAGtgacgaggtcctcgcctGGCGTGTCGTGGGTCAAGTCGTTAGACTCTGCGTGGAACTGGGCATCCATCAAAAAAGGGGATTGATGAAGATCCAGGACGAATCCGAGAGAAAGAATGCCCTCAACAGCTTTTGGTCCGCCTACGTTCTCGATAGAAGGTGGGGATTCGCAACTGGTCTACCGTTTACCCTACAAGATGACGATATCGATCCACAGTTGCCATTCCCG GATGAATATCCCTTCCTCGTGGCTATGATCACATACTCCAGGCTCGGCGCCAAAGTCTGGAGGCAAGTATCGCACTTCGGACCCGTATTAGCCCGTGAGCTGAGGCAAGAGGAGATTGACAACCTTGACCGCGAGATCCTGCAGTGGTACGACAGCGTTCCGGAAGAGGTCAAGGTGCGAAACTgggacaaggagaagcagaTGACATCGACCCCATCATATAATCTACAGCGCTTACGGATATGGACGTACTTGCGCTTGAATCAG ATTCGCATCTGGCTCTACACCCCCATACTCCATAGTGCGACGAGCATTATGAGCAACCCGCAACAGGCGCAGCGAGTAGTTGACCTCGCCAAGGATACCATACAGTACCTCAATCATCTGAACAGCACGACGAATCTGTATCGCAGGGCCCAGGTCTTCTACCATCAATTTCTCACGTCAGCCATCTCCGTCGTATTTCTCGCATCGGTGCACGCCCCCGTTCGCTTCAGCGCGGTCTGCCGAGAAGAGTTTTACATGGCGCTCGACTTGGTCAAGGACCTATCTGCCAAGAGTTGGGTGTCTAAACGCCTTTGGCGCACGATCAAGTCTCTCAAAGATGTCGCCCCGCGCTTCGGCCTGAATCCCGACGATGATCCACACTCAAACGCCGCCTTGGGGATGATTGGGCTTGCGCGAGGCCAATTCGACCCAAGCCCCGTTGCACAAACGCCGTTCCCGACCATTGGCATGCCCACGCCACAGCAGACGCAGGAAGTGCAAGTGGACCACAACGGCAAGAAGATTCAGAGCGAGTTGTCGAGGATTTTTGAGGGCTACGTGGGCCTGAATGGCTTCCAGTATAACAACAATGATGGCCACGTGCCGACACATGAGCTGGCCTCCCCCACTTCTGCCAACAGCATGTTCACCTCTGACGGGACCGTGTTCCCGCACCTCCGGGAGATGTTCTGA
- a CDS encoding uncharacterized protein (TransMembrane:1 (o40-62i)~EggNog:ENOG503PWMX), which produces MHATRFDRLVSFFEIAAPARTMAAFHRSLSTLDEGKVLNIIWVAIIGLEIMMVLGVAVKSLVRRFSYHSRHKPGPIAL; this is translated from the coding sequence ATGCACGCTACGCGTTTCGACCGTCTCGTCTCCTTTTTCGAAATCGCCGCGCCTGCTCGCACAATGGCGGCCTTTCACCGCAGCCTCTccacgctcgacgagggaAAAGTCCTCAACATTATATGGGTGGCCATCATTGGGCTCGAAATCATGATGGtgcttggcgtcgccgtcaagagTCTGGTCCGACGGTTCAGCTACCACAGCCGGCACAAACCGGGACCGATTGCTTTATGA
- a CDS encoding uncharacterized protein (EggNog:ENOG503PXDC) translates to MCYRLVSHMMRCDVRPVISNGRSRFVDGYAEPSTCACPRDAHIKGWLRCDKHGCCRMAVKIHLCVDPDSCLGQVTFHRYRQVRCEIRNPATRATWHDKEWEDDDLAAVDGLRLPVGGQVPGTRLPFECPLFQNTLGSLLHVGRSIAMLEDTVDRMVADNGRLTALMDGRLAATMEWRAPHRPNHELAWMITLANGAVERGLAEKQQLIERFGKIREELEKLTRWGERVVTGLDDAPDCEMLSESDGMEDEESQVTMGPDSCQKHLIIS, encoded by the coding sequence ATGTGTTATCGACTCGTCTCGCACATGATGCGCTGCGACGTACGGCCCGTCATCTCCAACGGTCGTTCGAGGTTCGTGGACGGATACGCCGAGCCATCCACTTGCGCCTGCCCGCGGGACGCGCACATTAAGGGCTGGCTGCGTTGCGACAAGCACGGGTGCTGCCGCATGGCGGTTAAGATCCACCTCTGTGTCGACCCGGACTCGTGCCTCGGCCAGGTGACGTTCCACCGCTACCGCCAGGTGCGCTGCGAGATCCGCAACCCCGCGACCAGGGCCACATGGCACGACAAGGAgtgggaggacgacgacctggcggcggtggacgggCTGCGACTGCCCGTGGGCGGACAGGTTCCCGGCACGCGGCTGCCGTTCGAGTGCCCCCTTTTCCAGAACACGCTGGGGTCCCTCCTGCATGTTGGGCGCAGCATCGCCATGCTCGAGGACACGGTCGATCGAATGGTGGCCGACAACGGGCGCCTGACGGCGCTCATGGACGGACGACTTGCCGCCACCATGGAGTGGCGGGCGCCGCACAGGCCCAATCACGAACTGGCTTGGATGATTACGCTCGCCAACGGCGCGGTTGAGCGTGGCCTGGCGGAAAAGCAGCAGCTCATCGAAAGGTTTGGGAAGATTCGGGAGGAACTCGAGAAGCTGACCAGGTGGGGGGAGAGGGTGGTGACGGGACTGGACGATGCTCCCGACTGCGAGATGCTGAGCGAGAGCGACGGcatggaggacgaggagtcTCAGGTCACCATGGGTCCGGACAGTTGCCAGAAGCACTTGATCATATCTTGA
- a CDS encoding uncharacterized protein (EggNog:ENOG503P0YF~COG:B) — translation MFKASPSPTGHFHCQSQLFLRIGRLARRTMQQTPQHQQRQQRQPQQQQHHGLLAPAATATGGQAERPYRSHLRPACVPCRRRKSRCQTEAGSDMCVTCRAHRTECYFPDSPRSHQTGAGAANRRIRRTANPRPSSTPTPARVAAMVAARDSNSARTGAAATAAAADAPRSSRATTGNNTMPVGTVFVKPAQHRLMTPGHGTLPNTAASMPGLPIPRTVNSEETPVPLGSSTDDVKFNLHIVGPTDTNDSQFLCEYLATIPEAMRSTRMVVPQSAGRSRPVLFTMVQKRPVGIKLNRSPSAEKLEMIEKLLEPCLMALINEFFAKANDCLPLLDEDSFRHQYQEGKDRVSPALLACLYANAIVYWKHSAVLSQRRCPDSRYVWNLANEALYSELHLSPGMPIIKAILLNIGGRPTTSLIGNGVLLGSAVSMAHSLGLNHNPLPWSIPRTEKNLRMKLWWALLIHDRWISLAHGTPPRISRDQHDVPVPLMEHLCDAGAADRRVQAATVFMALYGLTDVLDRHLQHVYCAGRDSSWDTSKLELALNSWVESLTGSTRLIILRGSHLDIAGATNLRLAYLTTRLLLQRIQLESDKQSYSADNQHLLNRYIQARRTSEEILLLVQELQPQHLGDFWMSVSAFSFPATVNFLLRCALESESSLAGLAQSTSFHIAKDLVATLQNHRDKHAWDLADVCLAQHAEVVGKMLHGIAPDEPGGRSSGSLDDWPTPDASLIDQIFPSLWDSMQNVW, via the exons ATGTTTAAGGCATCGCCGAGTCCGACAGGGCATTTTCATTGCCAGAGCCAACTCTTTCTGCGTATTGGTCGTCTGGCGCGGCGAACGATGCAGCAGACGCcccagcatcagcagcggcagcagcggcaaccgcaacagcagcagcatcatggcctcctcgcgcccgcggccaccgcgacgggcgggcaagcgGAACGCCCGTACCGGTCCCACCTGCGTCCGGCTTGCgtgccttgccgtcggcgcaaGTCACGGTGCCAGACCGAGGCCGGGTCCGACATGTGCGTGACCTGCCGGGCTCACCGCACCGAGTGCTACTTCCCGGACAGCCCGCGATCCCACCAGacgggcgccggggcggccaaCCGCCGTATCCGTCGGACGGCAAAtcccaggccgtcgagcaccCCGACCccggcgagggtggcggccatggtggcggccagaGACTCGAACTCGGCCCGgacaggagcagcagcgacggccgccgccgccgacgctccCCGGTCCTCAAGGGCAACAACGGGGAACAACACGATGCCCGTCGGGACAGTGTTTGTCAAGCCGGCGCAGCATAGGCTCATGACCCCGGGCCATGGCACCTTGCCCAATACCGCGGCCTCGATGCCAGGCCTGCCGATCCCCCGGACCGTAAACAGCGAAGAGACTCCCGTTCCACTGGGCTCCTCCACAGACGATGTCAAATTCAACCTGCACATTGTTGGGCCCACCGACACGAATGACAGCCAGTTCCTGTGCGAGTACCTGGCCACCATTCCCGAGGCCATGCGAAGCACTCGCATGGTGGTCCCCCAGTCTGCCGGTCGGTCACGGCCGGTCCTCTTTACTATGGTCCAAAAGCGCCCTGTGGGCATCAAGTTGAACCGAAGTCCGTCCGCAGAGAAGCTCGAGATGATTGAGAAACTACTGGAGCCTTGCCTGATGGCCCTTATCAACGA GTTCTTTGCCAAGGCCAACGACTGCCTGCCTTTGTTGGACGAAGATTCATTCCGTCATCAGTATCAGGAGGGCAAGGATCGCGTCTCTCCCGCATTACTGGCCTGTCTGTACGCCAATGCCATCGTGTATTGGAAGCACTCTGCGGTACTTTCGCAACGCAGATGTCCAGACAGCCGGTACGTGTGGAATCTGGCGAACGAGGCCCTTTACTCGGAACTCCACTTGTCGCCGGGTATGCCCATAATCAAGGCCATTCTGCTCAACATCGGAGGCCGACCCACCACCTCTCTCATAGGAAACGGGGTGCTACTTGGATCTGCAGTATCCATGGCTCATTCGCTTGGCTTAAACCACAACCCTCTGCCGTGGAGCATTCCGCGGACAGAGAAGAACCTTCGCATGAAGCTTTGGTGGGCTCTTCTGATCCATGATAGGTG GATAAGCTTAGCACACGGCACGCCCCCGCGAATTTCTCGCGACCAGCACGATGTCCCGGTGCCGCTGATGGAACATCTCTGCGATGCAGGTGCCGCGGATAGACgcgtgcaggcggcgacggtcttTATGGCACTCTATGGCCTCACGGACGTGCTAGACCGCCATCTGCAGCATGTCTACTGCGCAGGGCGGGACTCGTCGTGGGATACGTCCAAACTCGAGCTCGCGCTCAACAGCTGGGTCGAGTCACTGACAGGGAGCACGCGACTAATTATACTGCGCGGATCGCACCTGGACATTGCGGGCGCGACTAATTTGCGTCTGGCGTATCTTACGACGCGGCTCCTCCTGCAGCGCATCCAGCTGGAGTCGGACAAGCAGTCGTACAGCGCCGACAACCAGCACCTCCTGAACCGCTACATACAGGCGCGGCGGACATCGGAGGAGATATTGCTTCTAGtccaggagctgcagccgcagcaccTCGGCGACTTTTGGATGTCGGTCAGCGCCTTTTCGTTCCCCGCGACGGTCAACTTCCTTCTGCGCTGTGCTCTCGAGTCGGAGAGCTCGCTGGCAGGCCTGGCGCAGAGCACGTCGTTCCATATCGCCAAGGATCTGGTCGCGACGCTGCAGAATCACCGGGACAAGCATGCATGGGACTTGGCGGATGTGTGTCTGGCGCAGCACGCCGAGGTAGTGGGCAAGATGTTGCATGGCATAGCGCCGGACGAGCCCGGGGGCcgaagcagcggcagcctcgacgactgGCCGACGCCTGATGCGTCGCTGATTGACCAGATCTTTCCTAGCCTCTGGGATTCTATGCAGAATGTCTGGTAG
- the vip1 gene encoding Protein vip1 (EggNog:ENOG503NXRE~COG:A), translating into MATQSTVHVKNIASSTSDKEVKDFFSFCGKIADFQVTAAGETKDAEVTFEKETAMKTALLLNNTQLGPNQISVASASGSTIDEGSHYTKNADRDSDELTQEEKPRARILAEYLAHGYVVGDVAIERAIDLDAKHGVSNRFVSTLQGLDQKYHATDRAKATDQSYGISHRANNLLTGISSYFEKASNTPTGQKLVKFYTDGSRQVQDIHNEARRLADLKKEEHGGSAYKAAGLERVFGKEKEKPAEGAAAAAATTASSTGGAAGVATTTPAQTAPTEGVPAVNIDEAKKA; encoded by the exons ATGGCGACCCAGTCGACTGTCCACGTCAAGAACATCGCGTCTTCAACGAGCGACAAGGAAGTCAAGGACTTTTTCAGCTTTTG CGGCAAGATCGCAGACTTCCAGGTCACGGCTGCCGGCGAGACCAAGGATGCCGAGGTCACCTTTGAGAAGGAGACGGCCATGAAGACGGCCCTGCTCCTCAACAACACCCAGCTTGGGCCCAACCAAAtctccgtcgccagcgcgagCGGCAGCACCATCGACGAGGGCTCGCACTACACCAAGAACGCCGACCGCGACTCGGACGAGCTCACGCAGGAGGAgaagccgcgcgcgcgcatcctGGCCGAGTACCTCGCCCACGGCTAcgtggtcggcgacgtcgccatcgagCGGGccatcgacctcgacgccaagcACGGCGTCTCCAACCGCTTCGTGAGCACGCTCCAGGGCCTGGACCAAAAGTACCACGCCACGGACCGGGCCAAGGCGACGGACCAGAGCTACGGCATCTCCCACCGGGCCAACAACCTCCTCACCGGCATCAGCTCCTACTTTGAAAAGGCCAGCAACACGCCCACGGGCCAGAAGCTCGTCAAGTTCTACACGGATGGCTCGCGCCAGGTGCAGGACATCCAcaacgaggcgaggcggctggcggacctgaagaaggaggagcacgGCGGCAGTGCCTACAAGGCCGCTGGCCTGGAGAGGGTGTTTggcaaggagaaggagaagccgGCAgagggcgctgctgctgcggcggcgacgacagcgtctAGCACGGGTGGAGCAGCGGgcgtcgcgacgacgactccgGCTCAGACTGCCCCCACGGAGGGCGTCCCCGCAGTCAACATTGACGAGGCAAAGAAGGCCTAA
- a CDS encoding uncharacterized protein (COG:E~EggNog:ENOG503NTX4) — MAPGAIVGDEDKLAIVPKQDAVPNLYQGLDEDELRAKSEKHLLYYGSKFHKDVITGARGLYIYTASGHRILDWTSGQMSCLLGHGHPEIVKVIYDHALQLDHLFSGMMSPPVISLGERLCKALPEGLDRAFFLSTGGESNEAAIKLAKVYTGKFEIVGIGASWHGMTAQAQGTQYHFGRRGHGPLMPGMHMLPAPNAYRSVFSRPDGSYDWEAELDHGWRMIDLQSCGSLAACIVECIQSSGGMHVLPPGYLKALKKHCEARGMLLIVDEAQTGVGRCGDFMAINHEDVVPDILTLSKTLGNGLPLSAVVTSDKIGLEAADRGYFFYTTHVNDPLPAAVGDKVLEILFRDDLVAHSRRMGEVLHAGLQKLYSRYGCIGQVRGRGLMAGVEIVEDRGTKAPANELAKRVGDLAYSLGLWANLSSHPSFGGVFRIAPPITVTAEQIEEGLEILEKAFAQTEGTLPLYPKGEHERIGLAM; from the coding sequence ATGGCGCCCGGAGCCatcgttggcgacgaggacaagtTGGCAATTGTGCCCAAGCAAGACGCCGTGCCCAACCTTTACCAAGGTCTCGACGAAGATGAGCTTCGCGCCAAGTCAGAAAAGCACCTTCTCTACTACGGCTCCAAATTCCACAAAGATGTAATCACCGGCGCTCGCGGGCTGTACATTTACACGGCGTCCGGGCACCGCATCTTGGACTGGACATCGGGCCAGATGTCGTGCCTTCTCGGCCACGGACACCCCGAGATTGTCAAGGTCATCTACGACCATGCCCTGCAGCTCGATCATCTGTTTTCCGGAATGATGTCCCCGCCAGTCATCTCCCTCGGGGAGAGGCTCTGCAAGGCGCTCCCGGAGGGACTCGACCGGGCCTTCTTCCTTTCCACCGGCGGAGAGAGCAACGAGGCGGCCAtcaagctggccaaggtcTACACGGGCAAGTTTGAGATTGTGGGCATCGGGGCGTCGTGGCACGGCATGACTGCGCAGGCGCAGGGAACGCAGTATCActtcggccgccgcggccatggcccgctgATGCCGGGCATGCAcatgctgccggcgcccAACGCCTACCGCTCGGTGTTCAGCAGGCCGGATGGCTCATACGACTgggaggcggagctggaCCACGGTTGGAGGATGATTGACCTGCAGTCCTGCGGCTCGCTTGCCGCCTGCATCGTCGAGTGCATCCAGAGCTCGGGAGGCATGCATGTCCTGCCGCCGGGATACCTCAAGGCCCTGAAGAAGCACTGCGAGGCGCGAGGCATGTTGCTcattgtcgacgaggcgcagacGGGAGTCGGTCGGTGCGGCGACTTCATGGCCATCAACCACGAGGACGTCGTCCCCGACATCCTGACACTCTCCAAAACCCTCGGCAACGGCCTGCCCCTTAGTGCCGTCGTGACCAGCGACAAGattggcctcgaggccgccgacaggGGCTACTTCTTCTACACCACGCACGTCAACgaccccctccccgcggccgtcggcgacaaggTGCTTGAGATTCTCTTCCGGGACGACTTGGTTGCGCACTCGCGGAGGATGGGCGAGGTGCTCCACGCCGGGCTGCAGAAGCTCTACTCTAGGTACGGCTGCATCGGCCAGGTGCGCGGCCGAGGGTtgatggcgggcgtcgagatTGTCGAGGACCGAGGCACCAAGGCGCCTGCGAacgagctggccaagcgcGTGGGAGACCTGGCTTACAGCCTGGGCCTGTGGGCGAATCTGAGCAGCCACCCTAGCTTTGGGGGTGTCTTCAGGATTGCGCCCCCGATCACGGTTACGGCCGAGCAGATTGAGGAGGGGCTGGAAATCCTGGAGAAGGCTTTTGCACAGACGGAGGGAACCCTCCCCTTGTACCCAAAGGGGGAACATGAACGTATTGGCTTAGCGATGTAA